A single window of Brassica napus cultivar Da-Ae unplaced genomic scaffold, Da-Ae ScsIHWf_32;HRSCAF=60, whole genome shotgun sequence DNA harbors:
- the LOC125603413 gene encoding sucrose synthase 5 — translation MINPEIHNTMEMTSGLLGNGIPEAMGQNRGNIKRCLEKYIEKGRRLLKLNQLMDEMEIVINDLVQRKQVMEGDLGKILCFTQEAVVIPPNVAFAVRGNPGNWQYVKVNSSDLSVEALSNTQYLKLKEFLFDENWAKDDNALEVDFGAFDFTLPQLSLSSSVGNGLSFVSSKLGGRLNDNPQSLVDYLLSLEHQGENLMMNETLNTARKLEMSLILADVFLSELPKETPFQAFELRFKEWGFEKGWGENAGKVKETMRILSEILQAPDPRNIDRFFARIPRIFNVVIFSIHGYFGQNDVLGLPDTGGQVVYILDQVKALEDELLHRINSQGLNFKPQILVVTRLIPDAKDTKCNQELEPITGTKHSNILRIPFVTENGILRRWVSRFDIYPYLEKFTKDATTKILDILEGKPDLVIGNYTDGNLVASLMANKLGITQATIAHALEKTKYEDSDNKWKEFDPKYHFSSQFTADLISMNSADFIIASTYQEIAGSKERAGQYESHMSFTLPGLYRVVSGINVFDPRFNIAAPGADDSIYFPFTSQDRRFTKFHPSIEELLYSQNENDEHIGYLVDKKKPIIFSMARLDVVKNLTGLTEWYAKNKRLRDLVNLVIVGGFFDPSKSKDREEISEIKKMHSLIEKYQLKGQFRWIAAQTDRTRNGELYRCIADTRGAFVQPAHYEAFGLTVIEAMSCGLVTFATNQGGPAEIIMDGVSGFHIDPSDGEESSDKIADFFEKCNIDPNYWNLFSAEGLQRIYECYTWKIYANKLINMGSTYSYWRHLNKDQKLAKQRYIHSFYNLQYKSLVKIIPIVSDIPQPPPPPPKPLVKPSATRGSKRTQSRLSFRLFGA, via the exons ATGATTAATCCTGAGATACATAACACAATGGAAATGACTTCTGGATTGTTAGGCAATGGGATCCCAGAAGCGATGGGACAAAACCGCGGGAACATAAAACGTTGCCTCGAGAAGTACATTGAGAAGGGCAGAAGGTTGTTGAAATTGAACCAGTTGATGGATGAGATGGAGATTGTTATCAATGATTTAGTCCAAAGAAAGCAAGTCATGGAAGGTGATCTTGGCAAGATCTTATGCTTCACTCAG GAGGCAGTGGTAATACCTCCAAATGTAGCATTTGCGGTACGAGGAAACCCGGGAAATTGGCAATATGTGAAGGTTAACTCTTCCGATCTCTCCGTGGAGGCTCTATCGAACACTCAATATCTCAAACTCAAAGAGTTTCTCTTTGATGAGAACTG GGCTAAGGATGACAATGCATTGGAGGTCGACTTTGGGGCGTTCGATTTCACTCTGCCTCAGCTTTCGCTGTCGTCTTCAGTAGGGAACGGCCTGAGTTTTGTGTCCTCAAAGCTTGGCGGCCGTTTAAACGACAACCCGCAGTCTCTCGTGGACTACTTGTTGTCACTTGAGCATCAAGGAGAg AACCTTATGATGAATGAGACACTAAACACGGCAAGAAAGCTTGAGATGAGTTTGATTTTGGCTGATGTTTTCCTATCGGAGCTGCCTAAGGAAACACCTTTCCAAGCCTTCGAACTCAG gTTTAAGGAGTGGGGTTTCGAGAAAGGATGGGGAGAAAACGCAGGAAAAGTAAAAGAGACAATGAGGATCTTGTCGGAGATTCTTCAAGCCCCTGACCCCCGAAATATTGATAGATTCTTCGCCAGGATTCCTAGAATCTTCAACGTTGTCATCTTCTCGATTCATGGCTATTTTGGTCAAAACGATGTTCTTGGTTTGCCTGATACTGGTGGTCAGGTCGTTTACATTCTTGACCAAGTCAAGGCCCTTGAAGATGAATTGCTTCATAGAATCAACTCTCAAGGCCTAAATTTCAAACCTCAGATTCTTGTT GTGACAAGATTAATCCCCGACGCCAAGGATACTAAATGTAACCAAGAATTAGAACCCATCACTGGTACCAAACATTCAAATATTCTTCGAATTCCATTTGTAACAGAGAATGGAATTTTACGTCGTTGGGTATCTCGCTTTGATATCTACCCTTACCTAGAGAAATTCACCAAG GATGCAACAACAAAAATCTTGGATATTTTGGAGGGGAAACCTGACCTAGTTATAGGAAACTATACGGATGGAAACTTGGTGGCATCGCTGATGGCAAATAAGCTTGGAATTACTCAG GCAACTATTGCACATGCCTTGGAGAAGACTAAATACGAAGACTCGGACAACAAATGGAAAGAGTTTGATCCTAAATATCATTTTTCATCTCAATTCACGGCGGACTTAATCTCTATGAACTCTGCCGATTTCATCATAGCTAGCACTTATCAAGAGATTGCTGGAAG CAAAGAAAGAGCGGGACAATACGAGAGCCACATGAGCTTCACACTCCCGGGACTATACAGAGTTGTCTCCGGCATCAATGTCTTTGATCCGAGGTTCAACATTGCAGCTCCTGGCGCGGATGACTCTATATACTTCCCTTTTACCTCACAAGACCGAAGATTCACCAAGTTTCATCCTTCCATTGAAGAACTATTGTATAGCcaaaatgagaatgatgaaCACAT TGGCTACTTGGTGGACAAGAAGAAACCGATCATCTTCTCAATGGCAAGGCTAGATGTTGTGAAAAACTTAACCGGATTAACAGAGTGGTACGCCAAGAACAAGAGGCTACGAGATTTAGTCAACCTTGTAATCGTAGGAGGATTCTTTGACCCTTCCAAGTCTAAAGACAGGGAAGAGATCTCGGAGATAAAGAAGATGCACTCCCTGATTGAGAAATACCAACTCAAGGGTCAGTTTAGATGGATCGCAGCTCAAACTGATCGGACACGAAACGGTGAACTTTACCGGTGTATTGCGGATACAAGAGGTGCTTTTGTGCAACCTGCACATTATGAAGCCTTTGGTCTTACTGTCATTGAAGCCATGAGCTGTGGTTTGGTCACATTCGCCACGAACCAAGGAGGTCCTGCCGAGATTATCATGGATGGTGTCTCTGGATTCCACATTGATCCGAGCGATGGAGAAGAATCGAGTGATAAGATTGCAGATTTCTTTGAGAAATGCAATATCGATCCTAATTATTGGAATCTGTTTTCGGCTGAAGGGCTGCAACGCATATATGAATG CTATACATGGAAGATATATGCAAACAAACTGATAAACATGGGAAGCACATATAGCTACTGGAGGCATTTGAACAAAGATCAGAAATTGGCAAAGCAAAGATACATCCATTCCTTCTACAATCTCCAATACAAGAGTTTG GTGAAAATTATACCCATAGTGAGTGATATTCCTCAGCCTCCTCCCCCTCCTCCTAAGCCTTTAGTTAAACCATCAGCAACTCGAGG CTCGAAGCGAACACAGTCACGATTGAGTTTCAGGCTCTTTGGTGCTTAA